The Thalassotalea psychrophila genome window below encodes:
- a CDS encoding sodium-dependent transporter, with product MNTVATKAVTWSSKSSFLLATIGIAVGLGNIWRFPYVVGTNGGAAFVLIYVLTLLCFAGPIMVAELMIGRQGGKDPFSTVEDLREKNSASKYWQLIGWLSLLIPFIALSYYCVVAGWTVDYTWQSLLNRFEGIDNVGSKQYFQSVAGSAPQSIALFLGFIAFTMFIISKGLKDGLEKSVKLLMPMLFIILIFLVIYAAIAGDFAKGFAYLFSPDLSKINADVVLAAMGQAFFSLGVGAGSVMAYGGYLSKDISIPKSVLTVAFADTLVALLAGLAIFPFVFAFDLAPASGPGLIFETLPIAFGQLPGGQWVGLLFFFLLAGAALTTALSMLECLVRFITDKYQLTRTKATLIAGSASAVLGLGAALSFNLLADFKPLGFIDFFSGKTLFDLMDYSVANIMIPFNALLIVLFCGWVMKKKVVETEFSQQSSVLFKPWLGLVRYIIPIGVLAVLLIGL from the coding sequence ATGAATACAGTAGCCACAAAAGCGGTGACTTGGTCATCAAAATCAAGCTTTCTTTTAGCAACTATTGGTATAGCCGTTGGTTTAGGGAATATTTGGCGTTTTCCTTACGTGGTAGGCACCAATGGTGGCGCGGCTTTCGTACTGATTTACGTATTAACCTTATTGTGTTTTGCCGGGCCAATTATGGTTGCGGAGTTAATGATTGGTAGGCAAGGTGGTAAAGATCCTTTTTCTACAGTTGAAGACTTACGCGAGAAAAATTCTGCCAGTAAATATTGGCAGTTGATTGGCTGGTTAAGTTTGTTGATCCCGTTTATTGCTTTGTCTTATTATTGCGTAGTTGCCGGTTGGACCGTTGATTACACCTGGCAGTCATTACTTAATCGCTTTGAAGGTATTGATAATGTTGGCTCAAAACAATACTTTCAATCTGTTGCCGGCTCGGCCCCGCAAAGCATTGCATTATTTTTAGGTTTTATTGCCTTTACTATGTTTATTATTTCAAAGGGATTGAAAGATGGCCTAGAAAAAAGCGTTAAACTATTGATGCCCATGTTATTTATTATATTAATCTTTTTAGTTATCTATGCAGCTATAGCCGGTGATTTTGCAAAAGGCTTTGCTTATTTGTTTTCCCCTGATTTATCAAAAATAAATGCTGATGTGGTATTGGCGGCAATGGGACAAGCGTTTTTCTCACTAGGTGTTGGCGCTGGTAGTGTTATGGCATATGGTGGTTATCTATCAAAAGATATTTCTATTCCAAAATCGGTACTTACCGTCGCTTTTGCCGATACGTTAGTTGCTCTTTTAGCCGGGCTTGCAATATTCCCATTTGTATTTGCATTTGACTTAGCCCCGGCAAGTGGCCCTGGGCTTATTTTTGAAACTCTACCTATTGCTTTTGGGCAATTACCTGGTGGGCAATGGGTTGGATTGTTGTTTTTCTTTTTATTAGCTGGTGCCGCACTGACCACTGCATTATCAATGCTGGAATGTTTGGTACGATTTATAACGGATAAATACCAATTAACTAGAACCAAAGCAACATTAATAGCAGGCTCTGCCAGTGCAGTATTAGGTTTAGGCGCAGCACTGTCATTTAACCTATTAGCTGATTTTAAACCATTAGGGTTTATCGACTTTTTTAGTGGCAAAACGTTGTTTGATTTAATGGATTACTCAGTCGCTAATATTATGATCCCATTCAATGCGCTATTGATTGTATTATTCTGTGGTTGGGTGATGAAGAAGAAGGTAGTAGAAACTGAGTTTTCTCAGCAATCATCTGTATTATTTAAACCTTGGTTAGGGCTGGTAAGATATATCATTCCAATTGGCGTTCTAGCTGTATTACTTATCGGTTTATAG
- a CDS encoding TonB-dependent receptor — protein MSMQHISKVKAMRNPIAMSVALAIGLTNLSAFAEEATTENVEEDELAIEHVTVTARHKVESLQTTPIAVSAFGADQIKEERINGLEDISSRVPGFQMNAYNSAEPELFMRGIGSDIESAGAAAAIGMYIDGVYISRGTSAVMDLYDLQSVEVLRGPQGTLYGKNVVGGAVNFITKRPVDGDMEGSAEVTAGDYGLMEAKGYITGAISDSVAGKISVVSKTRDGYGKNTYTGNDADVAESTSVRGQLLYTASDDLEILVTAASSSAEGVPKIKHIGYSAGRNEAFISEDEREDLSSVDNDEESDSTTFAVQVDWTTGIGHLTSITAYRDNDYSIYENAAAGLVDSTQKFEWCGDWSTGDVFPCEDNTVENQEDLALIQPDDEWLSLKAEESEQFSQEFRLADVSDGPLGWLVGVFYMTEDIDRNESVDYWFDTQWGTTTGNIYNTTVNDTTSYAVFGQASYEITDKLSATAGLRWSRDEKDFSGTAGGKRFDNCCGHHIDIDGNWVFDEYAFETDDSWEEWTPSFSLDYQATDDTFLYASVAKGYKAGGFNGEGMEKAEEAVIAFNPETAWNYETGFKTRSFSDRLQVNGALFFTEYTDIQTTVWVETGPTTPDNLQVFNGTGEVSGLELEVVALVTEGLTLKGSYGFLDSEFTEDFEVDGENLKGNKMRRAPENTFSLNAVYEWGMGEFAEASISVSYQYQDEYFFDNSNDPLTQVDSESNVDAVFMLRSWEDTWSVQVWAKNLTDELNIASTTVYAAMDDTVYNSYKAPRTVGVTFGYNF, from the coding sequence ATGAGTATGCAACACATTTCAAAGGTTAAAGCCATGCGTAATCCAATAGCAATGAGTGTAGCTCTTGCAATAGGTTTAACTAACCTGTCAGCTTTTGCAGAAGAAGCAACTACAGAAAACGTTGAAGAAGATGAGTTAGCGATTGAGCATGTAACCGTTACTGCTCGTCATAAAGTTGAAAGTTTACAAACAACGCCAATTGCAGTGTCTGCATTTGGCGCAGATCAAATTAAAGAAGAACGCATTAATGGTTTAGAAGATATTTCAAGCCGGGTGCCTGGTTTTCAAATGAATGCCTATAACTCGGCTGAGCCAGAGTTATTTATGCGTGGTATTGGTAGTGATATTGAAAGTGCCGGTGCTGCCGCTGCAATCGGTATGTATATTGATGGTGTATATATTTCTCGCGGTACTAGCGCGGTAATGGATTTATACGACTTACAAAGTGTAGAAGTACTTCGTGGTCCTCAAGGTACGCTTTACGGTAAAAACGTAGTAGGTGGCGCCGTTAACTTTATCACTAAACGTCCTGTAGATGGTGATATGGAAGGTAGCGCTGAAGTTACCGCTGGTGATTATGGATTAATGGAAGCGAAAGGGTATATTACTGGCGCTATATCTGACAGCGTTGCCGGTAAAATTTCTGTAGTATCTAAAACACGTGACGGTTACGGTAAAAATACCTATACAGGTAACGATGCCGATGTTGCTGAAAGTACCTCTGTTCGTGGTCAGTTATTATATACTGCCAGTGATGATTTAGAGATCCTTGTAACTGCCGCATCAAGTAGTGCCGAAGGCGTTCCTAAAATTAAACATATTGGCTACAGTGCAGGTCGTAATGAAGCGTTTATCAGTGAAGATGAACGAGAAGATTTAAGCAGTGTTGATAATGATGAAGAATCAGATAGCACAACATTTGCAGTACAAGTTGATTGGACAACTGGCATTGGACATTTAACCTCAATTACCGCGTACCGTGATAATGATTACAGCATTTATGAAAATGCAGCAGCAGGTTTAGTTGACTCAACCCAAAAGTTTGAGTGGTGTGGTGATTGGAGCACTGGAGATGTTTTTCCATGTGAAGACAACACAGTTGAAAATCAAGAAGACCTAGCATTAATTCAACCAGATGATGAATGGTTATCTTTAAAAGCAGAAGAGTCTGAGCAATTCTCACAAGAGTTTCGTTTAGCCGACGTTAGTGATGGTCCTTTAGGTTGGTTAGTCGGTGTTTTCTATATGACTGAAGACATTGATCGTAATGAGTCTGTAGATTATTGGTTTGATACTCAATGGGGTACAACAACCGGTAATATATACAACACTACGGTAAATGACACCACAAGCTATGCTGTTTTCGGTCAAGCAAGTTATGAAATAACCGATAAATTGTCTGCAACTGCTGGTTTACGTTGGTCTCGTGATGAGAAAGATTTCTCTGGTACTGCTGGTGGTAAACGCTTTGATAACTGTTGTGGTCATCACATAGATATTGATGGTAACTGGGTATTTGACGAATACGCTTTTGAAACTGATGATTCATGGGAAGAGTGGACTCCAAGTTTCAGCCTTGATTATCAAGCAACCGACGATACATTTTTATACGCATCAGTAGCTAAAGGCTATAAAGCTGGTGGCTTTAACGGCGAAGGTATGGAAAAAGCGGAAGAAGCTGTTATAGCCTTTAACCCTGAAACGGCTTGGAACTACGAAACTGGCTTTAAAACAAGAAGTTTTTCTGACAGATTACAAGTAAACGGTGCGTTATTCTTTACTGAGTATACCGACATTCAAACAACTGTTTGGGTAGAAACAGGTCCAACAACACCAGATAATTTGCAAGTATTTAACGGTACGGGTGAAGTAAGCGGTTTAGAACTAGAAGTAGTTGCATTAGTTACAGAAGGATTAACATTAAAAGGCAGCTATGGATTTCTTGATTCAGAATTTACCGAAGACTTTGAAGTTGACGGTGAAAACTTGAAAGGCAATAAAATGCGCCGCGCACCAGAAAACACCTTTAGCTTAAATGCAGTATATGAGTGGGGCATGGGTGAGTTTGCTGAAGCAAGTATCAGTGTTAGCTACCAGTACCAAGATGAGTACTTCTTCGATAACTCAAACGACCCGCTTACTCAAGTCGACTCAGAAAGTAATGTTGATGCAGTATTTATGTTACGCAGCTGGGAAGATACTTGGTCAGTGC